Proteins encoded together in one Benincasa hispida cultivar B227 chromosome 1, ASM972705v1, whole genome shotgun sequence window:
- the LOC120081911 gene encoding protein AE7-like 1 — protein sequence MTLGLINANPVVHAKKERIARSEDFHGDDAVDPLEIYDFVRDIRDPEHPYSLEQLSVLSEESITVDEKLGRILITFTPTIQHCSMATVIGLCLRVKLKHFFPPHYKVDIKVSPGSHANEDSVNKQLNDKERVAAAMENPNLRQLVDECLYSSEL from the exons atgacGCTGGGGCTCATCAATGCGAACCCGGTGGTTCACGCCAAGAAGGAGCGGATCGCTCGCTCAGAGGATTTCCACGGTGACGACGCCGTTGATCCTCTCGAAATCTATG ATTTCGTGAGGGATATTAGAGATCCGGAACATCCGTATTCGTTGGAGCAGCTTAGTGTTCTCTCGGAAGAATCGATCACCGTCGATGAGAAGCTAGGGCGTATACT GATAACTTTCACTCCGACTATTCAGCATTGTAGTATGGCGACCGTGATTGGTCTCTGTCTGAGAGTGAAACTTAAACATTTCTTTCCCCCACATTACAAG GTTGACATCAAAGTGTCCCCAGGATCCCACGCAAATGAAGACTCAG TTAATAAGCAGCTAAATGACAAGGAAAGAGTTGCAGCTGCTATGGAAAATCCAAATCTGCGTCAGCTTGTAGATGAATGCCTGTATTCCAGTGAGCTCTGA
- the LOC120082943 gene encoding protein RTF1 homolog gives MADLENLLLEAAGRTNAAGRNRHSHPPSRRQREGSYSDAGSDSRDDDSDDDRGYASRKPSGSQVPLKKRLDPTERDDDVGSQEEGEDEDVGSEREGDSSDESDVGDDLYKDDDDRRKLAGMSELQREMILSDRASKKNDKHLYESLRAKMDKGKTAPSRKDTPPLPSSRIRSSARSADRAAAKDDALNELRAKRLKQQDPEAHRKLRDASRGNANNRRFSPTKRKPSTAPSLSSSSQSESESRFQSEDEGSTGDGGMIDSDDERSMPGSDGPTFEDIKEITIRRSKLAKWLMEPFFEELIVGCFVRVGIGRSRSGPIYRLCLVRNVDATEPDRQYKLENKITHKYLNVIWGNESSAARWQMAMVSDSAPLEDEYKQWVKEVEQTGGRMLSKQDILDKKEAIQKVNNFVYSAATVKQMLQDKKSASARPLNIAAEKDRLRREMDVALSKNDEAEVERIKARLQQLDASRKLQMKDAKAIRLAEMNRKNRVENFKNASELRPMKDLKAGEAGYDPFSRRWTRSRNYYVSNAGEANEAAEAAGNSDNVTPALESTRTGSGGTSDAGMAATAAALEAAAGAGKLVDTNAPVDGGTESNSLHNFELPISLAMLQKFGGALGAQAGFLARKQRIEATVGRQVPENDGRRHALTLTVSDYKRRRGLL, from the coding sequence ATGGCAGATTTAGAAAATTTACTTCTTGAAGCTGCTGGAAGAACTAATGCAGCAGGGAGAAATAGACACTCTCATCCACCATCGCGAAGACAGCGTGAAGGTTCATATTCTGATGCTGGAAGTGACTCTAGGGATGATGATTCAGATGACGATCGCGGTTATGCGAGCAGGAAGCCCTCTGGATCTCAGGTTCCTCTGAAGAAGAGGTTAGATCCTACTGAAAGGGATGATGATGTGGGAAGTCAAGAAGAAGGGGAAGACGAAGATGTTGGTTCAGAACGTGAGGGTGATAGCAGTGATGAATCTGATGTTGGGGATGATCTTTACAAAGATGATGATGACAGGCGCAAGCTTGCTGGTATGTCTGAACTTCAAAGGGAGATGATCCTGTCAGACAGAGCATCTAAGAAGAACGATAAGCATTTATATGAAAGCCTGAGAGCTAAAATGGATAAAGGGAAGACTGCCCCATCTCGGAAAGATACTCCACCTCTCCCATCATCTCGTATTAGATCGTCGGCCAGATCGGCTGATAGAGCAGCTGCAAAAGATGATGCCTTAAATGAATTGCGGGCAAAAAGGTTGAAGCAGCAGGACCCAGAGGCTCATCGCAAATTGAGAGATGCATCTAGGGGAAATGCAAATAATCGAAGGTTCTCACCAACAAAACGGAAGCCTTCCACTGCTCCTAGTTTGAGCAGCTCTAGCCAAAGTGAAAGTGAAAGTAGGTTTCAAAGTGAAGATGAAGGGTCTACAGGAGATGGTGGAATGATTGACAGTGATGATGAAAGATCCATGCCTGGTTCAGATGGACCAACATTTGAAGACATAAAGGAAATTACTATTCGTAGATCAAAGCTTGCAAAATGGTTGATGGAGCCATTCTTTGAGGAGTTGATAGTTGGATGCTTTGTGAGGGTTGGAATTGGGAGATCAAGATCTGGGCCTATCTATAGGCTCTGCTTGGTGCGCAATGTTGACGCAACAGAACCTGATCGTCAGTATAAACTAGAGAACAAAATCACACACAAATATCTTAATGTTATTTGGGGAAATGAAAGTTCTGCTGCCAGGTGGCAGATGGCTATGGTTTCAGACTCTGCTCCACTTGAGGATGAATATAAACAGTGGGTTAAGGAGGTAGAGCAAACTGGCGGTCGGATGCTGAGCAAGCAGGATATATTGGACAAGAAGGAAGCTATACAGAAAGTCAATAACTTTGTCTACTCTGCAGCCACAGTGAAGCAGATGTTGCAGGATAAAAAATCTGCCTCGGCAAGGCCGTTAAATATTGCAGCTGAGAAGGACCGGTTGAGGAGAGAGATGGACGTAGCACTAAGCAAGAACGATGAAGCTGAGGTGGAGAGGATAAAGGCAAGACTACAGCAATTAGACGCATCCAGGAAGTTGCAAATGAAAGATGCGAAGGCCATTAGGTTAGCTGAGATGAACAGGAAGAATAGGGTGGAGAACTTCAAAAATGCATCAGAACTAAGACCTATGAAAGATTTGAAAGCTGGGGAGGCTGGTTATGATCCCTTCTCAAGGAGATGGACCAGGTCGAGGAATTATTATGTTTCCAATGCTGGTGAAGCCAATGAGGCTGCTGAAGCAGCTGGCAACAGTGATAATGTAACCCCTGCATTGGAGAGTACTCGAACGGGATCTGGTGGTACTTCAGATGCTGGAATGGCAGCTACTGCAGCAGCTTTGGAAGCTGCTGCTGGTGCTGGAAAGTTGGTCGATACTAATGCCCCTGTAGATGGAGGGACGGAATCAAACTCGCTGCACAACTTCGAGCTGCCTATATCATTGGCTATGCTTCAGAAATTTGGTGGTGCTCTGGGAGCGCAGGCCGGGTTCTTAGCAAGGAAACAAAGGATAGAAGCCACGGTTGGACGTCAAGTTCCCGAGAATGATGGTAGGCGGCATGCACTGACACTTACTGTTAGCGACTACAAGAGAAGAAGAGGGCTTCTTTGA